A window of Phaseolus vulgaris cultivar G19833 chromosome 4, P. vulgaris v2.0, whole genome shotgun sequence genomic DNA:
gagaacaagttatcgcctaagtggacgggaccgttcagaataaccgaggtgctcgggaacggcgcctaccgcttagagacgttagaaggaggggcgattcctcgcacctggaacgccacacacctcaagttatattacagttaaagctttgtaagtaaaaatgaacatgaagagatttacaagctttctgttaaaacagttttgaagggggcactcttttttcccttaggagggtttttaatgaggccacccaatgaagAAGAGTTTCCAAGCTTAAGTTTCTGAGTTTGCATGCCTTTTATGTCGAAAGTTTTTAGAAtcgaaaaaagaccttatcactcgtgcgtgatttaaggcaagttcaAAGTTATATCGCATGctctcagttaaaagttttaaactCCCCAtcatttttcggcgattggcggcaccagttaaaagttttaaagtccccatcgtttttcggcgatcggcggcagtagttaaagttttaaagtcctcatcgtttttcgacgatcggaggcactagaaagagaaagagacctcctcgccctcgagcgagtgcaggcgagaaagagaaaaagacctcctcaccctcgagcgagtgcaggcgagaaagagtaaaagacctcctcgcctatgagcgagcgaaggcgagaaagagaaaaagtcctcggtgcatccaggggggaggagatgtacgccctgggcaagttgaggcaagaaaaagtcctcctcgactttgagcgagtgcaggcaagaaaaagtcctcctcgactttgagcgagtgcaggcaagagaaagtcctcctcgactttgagcgagtgcaggcaagaaaaagtcctcctcctttgagcgagtgcaggcgagaacagattgaaagaccTCTCTGCACAAGCAGATataggcaagattaaaagtcctcagtgcatccacgggggaggagatgtacaccctgggcaagttgaggcaccagaaaaagtccttctcaccgcagagtgagttcaggcaagatgagctgaaaagtcaggggtgttcgtgaccttaaacggtggggagggaaggaaaacgcctttccccctttaagtgaaacatcaatattgacccagtaagaccagaccattgttctgaaactcagggaggtagagaaggatccgaaaggcgcctctacccccagatgagggaacaatggtcaAGTTATTAAGGTAAGAAAGgtcacatcgccagaaccctacggCGATCAGAAGAATACCAGGCGATGACAAGGATAAGGGCTCACCTTGctgggcagatcaggtaaactatATTGTGATActagtttaagttaaaacctaCTGCCTAGTAAGTAACGTCTGTTAAGGTTTATTGCCTTGAGTTCACAAGTTATGTTAAATGTCATCGCTTGAAagttaatagttgctcaagttttactttgagttaaccgtttgataaattgttataaagTTAACAGTTTATTCAAGTTCAAAGCAGTATGTGAATGGTTAAACCCGAAGCATCGCTGAGTTAATTCGTTTAAGCAAACTTCACTGGTTAAGTTGATTAACCACACAGCGAGTAAGAGGTATTTAAAGCGAAGTATCAGAAAACAGTATTTCAACAGTAAAAGTTATACAAGAAGTGGTTGTTCGAGTTTTCATACATACATAAACGGTTACATAAACGGAAATTACAAGTAAAAGATGAGCGCCAAGTTTCAAAAACAAGATGATGGAGGGAGGCAGCTAGTCTTCAgagggcacgatcttcccatccaccacctcgttgcagattgataccatggagaggtcgagctcggggtatTGGCATGCAACCTGCTCCAGagcggcgtcgaacccggcAGTGAGGACTTGGGCAGtgctttgctcgagctcttgtgcttgtttcttcagctcttccGTTTCTTCACGAGCTCGAGCTAGGTCCTCAGCAACctttttgccttcgtcccgagcttgggccaactctgCAGCAGTCTTTGTGGCCTCCTCTCGAGCTTTGGCGAGCTCAGCAATGGCGTCATCCCTCTCCTTTTCAACCCTCCCAAGGAGcacctcccgatctgctgacctcttctcaaggttttccaTCTTGGCCGCATCTGCCTTCTTTGCAGCCTCCAAGTccgccaccttgagcctgtaaggGACGAGTTTGCTTTCCAAGTCAATCTTCTCTTGTacttggaggtgcagtttctggcgcagttcggaggcctccttgcgtgtGCTCCTTAACTCAGCatccatggcgtcctccagccttgagtGCTCCAACTCGGTTATCAGCAGATTGCACGAGAGTTTTTCAGCCTCAGTCCTTGTAATCAGATTCGACTCCTTTAGCGCGGAGttctcatcttggagcttcttgaGTGCGTCCTCCACAACTTTTGATACTATAGAGGGaagatcctctgccatcatcttcagtttagctgtgaagggccccaAGATCTCTTCGAAGGAGGTTGGGAGGCTTGAGTTTGTCgctggtggaggtgctggaggagcttggtgctgactttcaccaccaccctcttgagtttgaagggcaaggggggcttcttggcgtggtggtgaggtcgGAGACTCTATTATGAGTATCGGCGAGTTTTGAGCGCCCTCATCTCCTCCTGGTGCGGCCCCAGCAatagaggtggttgaaggaggaccctctccagcagatacgaacggTGTGGAGacgcttggagggttctctatgaagttGGGGTCGCTGCTTTCAACCACGGGGGGTGCGTcagccaagggtgttgcttggactggcggtagtagagctggaggtgagggcggtgttggtgtttggattgcaggtggtgaagaggggGCCACCCTTGTCCTCTTGGTAACAAAGCCATCCTCGGTGGTTTCTTCATCCTCCTCTTCTTCTtgcaccacttgaggagttttcctttTTGGTTTCCTCAAGATCAGCTTTTTCCGTTGAGGGGCGGGTAGTACCCCGGAAGAGGTTGCACCTTGGGGCGGGGTTTTGCCTTGAGTGGTGGCGATCGCCATCACCGGGTTGGGCACGGcttgggagcccgccgcgagTTTGTGGGATCGAGCGATCGCCCTCAGTTATGCCAATTTCCCTTTTCCCAGCATGTTATCTGCACAAGGTAAAGGATAAGTGAGCAACCAAAACAGAAGCAGAAAATACAAGCATATTTACGCAGAGACAACACAAGCAATACATGGATGAAAGATCAGGGTCAACACAGAATAATGGTATGCCAAAACAGAGTGGTGAAGACGCTAAGTTAGTATTAGCTCAAAGTAAAAGACTTGGTGTGGAGGTAGGAGCTAACCTATGTGTATTTCGAGTTGGCTCTCGAAAAACTCGTAGGGAATGATTGAAGcggtggggaaggtgatgttggcggcagctacactcttccagaagaggcaaaggtccttgtccaactcccccatgttgtcagggctCCTTGGTCTTCTAAAGCTGTCCTTAGAGTCcttgttccccttgtgtacccaatacaaagggaagccgtcgagcaatGAGGGGTCTTGGTCATTTTGGCACACCCtcacgaacttccccttccagtctttgtaagacTGCTGGAAGGTTGagaagatggatctcccagaaatcccgttcaagctgacccagagGCGATCTCCGGGGTTCTTTGCCTCAaacaggaagaggaagacgtcGACTAAGGCCGGCAGCAATAGGTGCGCACATAGAATTTGGAACGCCCTTataaacgcccagctgttgggatgaagctgggcgggggcgatatcgagctcggttagcAGCTCTCTCTAGAAGCGGGTAAAAGGAAGCctaagcttcactttcttgaacaaaGTGGTGTagataaagcagaacaactcgtcgttgttcCCCTTATCATCCTCGCAGATCGGTTCACCCGGGAAGCAGGGCAGCACGACCACTTTGCTATCATGCTCTTTGTGGAAGGAAAGGTCGGGCTGGTCTCCTTTCCGCAGTCGGTGCACACCCAACTCAGTGTTTATTGAGGAGGTCTCTTTTAGCAaggttggggtggcccaagggtagagttcCTTGTAGTCTTGTGGAGGtagggaggctcctccggcgaccggCGGAGTTGCCTGAGTAGGATTGGCGTGAGAAGAagtaggcctctcagcctgattagaaggagcaccagaggctcgtggtggacttcgtgtgagccatcgcaggaactgcaaaggaaagagaaagggatGAAATGACGATacagagaacgactcgattgaggacgaagaagGCAAAGCGAACGAATAAGGGTTCGCTGGGATGAACGTTATGAAGGatgaagccctaagttacgagaaaaggagaaaaggaaaaaacagcccacaacgtatgcttcagacagataatggatgatgcaaaccgattaaaatgcagcaaataccCATAGAAGGAGTAAAAGGGttacctttttgtgatcggatgagcgttgaagaaAGTTGAAGATTGAGAAAGACGAGAAGCTTCATGGTTCGCAGAGAAAATACTTAGAACGCTTGAGAGTGGtgaaagatgatggaacagtggaagcgaaaagggtttaagggtttttcgaacgttttcggaagcgcaaacgacagttgaagacgaccgttgatgaagccatgTGTCGAGTGATGGAAAAAgaggttggtggagcgtcagaaaggcAGAGAGTGCGGACATACGGAAATCCGTACCAGCGCTACGTAGATCAACGatgacgtgacctcttagtcttttcgctggtcaaGTCTCTGCTTAAGACTaaggggcttgtgtactgatcaggtagtcggaagtgatgacgtggcagcaagcgataatataggcgtgttgagcggagcatttggctgacagaagggaagcacatcgggaagttcgtgtagtcgccaattgctagcttggcgttctccgatctctagtatgTATAGTCGACGGTCACCAGGCTCgtgtcatagtcgccgtatgtgagtttaggcgaccaagtggtcaAAGACCGCCTAAagggggacatcgccgaaagatcaggaaggcttgcttaGGGCCTTCAAGGGGTACGAGTACGAAGGacgaggttatcagatgatcattccctggCCAGAGGTcaaggcaagggaacagtttgccagaacatgcacgatgtgcaagtaaagcagatcgtgatagcagcaggcgagaccacagagaaggtgtacatggtgacaccccgtactcgccgcttaaggggtcgcgttccaaggaagctgtagttactcctcgcatgggtaacttagtcaaatagcttgaagagtagaggtgacgctcaagtagaaggtggctcgagatggtgacacgtgtacagctggatgcgagccacgtgtccagaggtgtaaccgtcaggagagagaaagtgcccaggtatataaggaattctaacgaacttctgaggtacgtgcgtttagaacacttctttacgcttttgagaacacttgagtacgctgagagagtaTTTGCACGGTTTCTTgagtttagcttttctctcttagtatttggtgattccgtcactgacttgagcgtcggagcgcgatcggccgcagcggcgccactctgtttctttcaggttcttgcgaggaatcGAGGcttgaaggacggaagctaacgtggtgcgaagctgatcgagagaatatacctttgacgtggcaagactcttgcactcaggtcaaccggcaggatcaggaCCCAAgaaagaaagtcaacaggttgaccgctcggggcatcgccaggttaaggcgtcgcctcgcaaaggcgtcgcctaagaaaggcgtcgcctcgcaaaagcgtcgcccaagaaaggcgtcgccaggtaaagGCATCGCCTaaggaaggcgtcgccaggttaaggcatcgccaagcTAAAACGTCAcaaggaggcttcgggcctcgaaaattcaaaacagtaacaaagagaagagaaaggtggcttcaaggccatagttctagtatcAGTAGGGAATaccctgactcgtgaagtacccacgctaCCTCAGGGAGACCCCTGAGATAGACCCATGAGAGGGTCATGCCCTGGGGGGAACCAGGTGCATGGTATGAGAGGAAGGTAggtacactcccagggcgagtgactagaggctggggcgcatgagttggcacccagaaagtcaccccacgcgccagaTATACTTCGAGGAAAGAGGACTCACACAATGGAATAACCTTAAGTTAGGTTACGGCATTGTGAGACCCTCTGcgtagaataacgatcaagtcagaagaacacgtggcaataagcacgtGTTCATCAATGTTTTagtgaaagtttgctaaggtacgcgttgatttagtttacgtatcaaatgtttcaaggcacatttttatacgctttcaatgcgctttaacgcgctttaaatgcagaagatgtataaaaaggggccttgggaCATTTGAAAAGGggccgagttttgacctaattctcgtagctttacacagagcacaaaccctagttgtttcgcTGCGCATCCACAATGTGCACAAGACGATTATGGCAACGCAGTTTCAATCATTCAGTTATGTTTTCGACCACTTTCTGAGCATTCTTTACGGTGTttcgatacggaggtgcgtcacctttgatgtttctcgctagctgactggatcgtcggagtgcaaacggccgcgagggcacccctttgttcacttccttttcaggtattcacagacggagcagaccgaaggtgccctagctcgtgacGACAAGCCATGCATAAAGACAACCCAGGTCAACcgcgagaacatttggcacccaccgtggggcccgatataaaacatcagtcccactgCACAAGttttttcagttccagttctcaaaaCCCAGATAAGTTAAGAAGGTTTCCAGAAAGCCACGAACATGAGACTtgcacgcgctaggagtgaagagatgaccatgcaacaactcatgggcatgatgcaagggctgcaggaagcaatgacagcatcgaaagcggagcaagagcgcatgcaggcggacctcacagcatctcaggcgagaaacgatgagctccaccgcGCCAACGAGGAGTTACACCGTGGATGGCGCGACGTAGATGAGCCTGAGACTGCCACCCCACCCAGAGAATTCTCAACACCATTCTCAAAAGCGATCTTAGAGACGGCAATCCCCAACACATTCACGGGGCCCAAagtaaccttcacagggatggaggatcctgaggcgcacctcactgcgttccacacacagatgatgctgctaggcggttctgatgccgtaagatgcaagctctttatgagcactttgactgggatggccatggattggttcatcagcctccaagaaggtcacatcacgtctttcgcaCAGCTTTCGCGgctattcagagagcagtatttagccaacagggccccaGCCCCAGTCTCATACGACCTattcgacgtgaagcagtatcaaggggagaccctgaaagagtacataagccgcttcggggcgcaggtggtgaaggtgggtaccacagacgaacccatgatcgtgtacgcattcaggaagGGGGTGCGTCCTGGGTCTTTCAGCAAGTCACTCAATCGCAGCCGCCCCAAGACCTTTGCTGAGGTGAGGCATCGGGCGGTAGAACACATTGCCTCTGAGGGAGAGGCATACGAGAAATGCACGACAGCTGCACCCACACGCCCGAGAGCCCAGATGCGCGCACAACCTGCTAGAGTCCACGAGGCCACTACAGAAAGAAAGAACCAAGATAGGAAGTGCACCTACGAAACGAGGAGGGCCCAGCCAAGGGTTCGAGcggaaggaaggagagagagaaataaacctctaaggcacaactttgtggtagaacttaaagacctcatcgttgtgcccaacatagctgacaggttgaggccaccggtgaagtctgacaaggtaccgggacctcacaaggaatcatggtgcgaatttcacgaagcATTTGgacaccatattaacaactgcttagcgttgggctatcagttggatgagcttgtgagGAATGGTTTCTTGAAGGATTATCTCGCTGGGTCCACCACAACCACAGTCACGGTGACACCAGAGGAAGGTCAAGCGCATGAAGTCCCAACTCAcggagaagtgcacaccatctcTGGCAGCTTTTCCGgaggaggacccactgcctctcaacgtAAGAAGTATGTGAGGTCAGTAAGTTTAGTTGTTGAAGAATTCCCAGatgacccgtgggagtcagacctcgttttcACAAAGGCTGACCTACGGGATGTTGTCCCACATGATAATGACCCAGTGGTCATTTCAATAGTCATAACAGGGAGGAAGGTACATACGGTTCTCGTCGACCAAGGCAGTtctgcagacgtcatgttttggtcgaccttcaataagctacagttgtccccggaccttttgagaccctatactggatgcttgtatgggtttgcagatAACCCAGTAGAAGTACATGGCTACTTGGAactgaggacgacgttcactgatggagcgGCGTCGCgcaccgagagcatccggtacttggtggtCAACGCTAACTCAGCCTATAACATTTTGTTAGGCAGACCTGCCTTGAACAGATTAAGGGCGGtgtcctccacgcgccacatgaagatgaagctaccagatCTTGGTGGCAAGGTGATCGTGATCAAGTCAGATCAAGAAGAGGCTcgtaagtgctatgaaaatagcctaaaGACAAAAagaggcgtggtcatggtgatCGAGCGACCACTCGTTTCATATTCGCAAATGGAGTTAGAGTCGTTGAAAGAGGCGACGCCCATAGAAGATGCACATACAGAAGGAAGAAACGGTGATGCCTCGCCAATGGAAGGAGTACATGGAGGAGCCTCACCCGCAGAACAAGAGCCAGAGGAGGCGATGCCCGATGCATCCGTTGGGGCGACGCCTATGGAAGAGGACTCCACGAATGAGTCTCTTGCAGAGAATGTGCAGAATGAGCGACCCCGACTAGAAGATAACGTAGTAGAAAGGCAGATAGGGGGTAAGGTGTTTAAATTAGGACGCTCGCTGTGCCAAGGAGAACGAGAAGAGGTAGCCGCAGTAATCTCGCGCCACCTAGATGCTTCCGCGTTGAACTCTCGACCTCAGGATCACTCAACTAAGCTATGAGAATTGTTGAAACGAAGTGATGTGGCCGTCTggcaggctcacgaaccacttTAGCGCAATCCcgctcagggtgctcatgaataGCTTGCAGTATACGGCATCTGAGCCTCCAgaaagcatcatctgggtgtggaacgccgtcaggtGCGCTTCTGGATCCTCTACCCCTGTGAACGAGGCCTTCACCCGCACCAAGCCTGGTGGCACAACTGCACCCATTATTTCAGatgagaatggcatggggaaggTCCTGGGGGGAGATGGTGGTGGCGCCACTCCTTCCTCCGCCACCCTCTCTTTCTGCCCCTGTAAAGACTGGCGCAGTTCTTCGTTAACCCGGTTCAAATCTTCATTCCTGCTTTGCGATGCAGCAAAGTCcgcttgcatcctttcttgcgCCATTCTTGACGCCGCCACATCGTCTTGTAGCGCGCGCATTATCTCCAAGACTTGCGCCATCGTCACAGCTCCTTCTTCGACGGATGGCGCGGATGAAGTTTCCCTTGTCTTCCTCATTCTGCAGCAAAGAATCTTAAGAACACACGAAATCTGGCAGCACAGTGGATGGGATCACAATTTCacacgggccccacggtgggcgccaaatgatcttgCCGGTGACTTGATTGTTGAAGGTCTCGCTACGTCAAACTCCGCCTTCCGCAAGCACTTTCCAACCAGCTCCGAGCGAACCTGCGAAAACACCacaaacggcgcctctagcggccgattgcgctccgacgctcaagtcagtgaacaAGACCACCAAAGAATCGTGTACTCTGAATCTGAGTGAGACTcgtgcactctgtgattctctctcttctctctgtgCGAAAACTAGACACTTGTCAGTATGAAAACGTACCCTCGTAATGAGCTCAAAATGCCTTTATATAATCTGCTGCGCGCCCAAGTTGTTCGTGTTCgaagtaacttagcgtgttTCTTTCATTGGATGTCTCGTGCAACCTCTGCGTAGGTACCAGGTGCGACTTGGACAAGCGCGCATACCAGGTATTACCTAACGCATGAACGATCACCCCTGTTCTGCCCCATGCATGTTACGGGCCAAGAGAGGTTCAATCACCGACCGACTGCTAGCTCCCTTAGACCACTCTCATGCCTGGTACCGTAGAACGAATAACCTCTCCGATCTCTGATCTCCGCCTGATCACCCTCTTCAAGACACATCAGCTTCCCTGGCCCACATGTCCCACTAAGAACGGCCCACGTGGCCATCAGTCGCTGACGTCATCCCaaaccgatgaccgaccggatcagaatatattccaaaatcttggaaattcaagagccttaatgactagtcaaagatcacatgtgaagaccatgtggttttctaatttttctgacgttttctgtgcaggacATGGTTAAGtcttctctctctgaaaatctggtacgCACTCATGTCATTAAATACTTTATGATTCTGTGtgtgctataaaatctgttgcagctgATCTTTCACAacaacaaccaattgcaacatctcttgaaAAATCTATGAGTGAGCTTTTCTCTACTTTTCATCTCTTCCATAATggactcaactcctcccacctcaagaagagtcaaatccagagctgtaaggtctggaggaaggcttaaaggatggttttctggtgatAATGATCTAATTGAGAGATATAGATTTGAGAttagcaccaaagtgataaacgaccctaaagttgtttgctttgattggctgaaaagccaaaagctggacaatgttAGAAGGCTCCTCAAAGATCAATCCCTtagaaagttcttggagatgaagggaaacatctatccagatttgataagagttttctacacaaatatcaagtttgagggaaacaaccttgtttctcatgtaaaaggtgtagatatggagattacacatgaagtgtggactgctgtagctggtctaaagtactcaggcctcagaattaacaagggaaaccttggagtagtggaggacttcaacaaagttcaatactacaagagctgcttgaagaaccaaaatgcacaagttaggacttgttcggttggtggcttaaggcttgatgaaaggttgctagccctcattgtaacttggattctaactccaagggggagcaatcattcagtGCTTACTGAGGAGGATTTGTTGTACATCTTCTAcattatgaagaagatcataattaattggattcacatcatcaaagagcacatgcaa
This region includes:
- the LOC137838396 gene encoding uncharacterized protein, which gives rise to MAIATTQGKTPPQGATSSGVLPAPQRKKLILRKPKRKTPQVVQEEEEDEETTEDGFVTKRTRVAPSSPPAIQTPTPPSPPALLPPVQATPLADAPPVVESSDPNFIENPPSVSTPFVSAGEGPPSTTSIAGAAPGGDEGAQNSPILIIESPTSPPRQEAPLALQTQEGGGESQHQAPPAPPPATNSSLPTSFEEILGPFTAKLKMMAEDLPSIVSKVVEDALKKLQDENSALKESNLITRTEAEKLSCNLLITELEHSRLEDAMDAELRSTRKEASELRQKLHLQVQEKIDLESKLVPYRLKVADLEAAKKADAAKMENLEKRSADREVLLGRVEKERDDAIAELAKAREEATKTAAELAQARDEGKKVAEDLARAREETEELKKQAQELEQSTAQVLTAGFDAALEQVACQYPELDLSMVSICNEVVDGKIVPSED